Proteins encoded within one genomic window of Streptomyces taklimakanensis:
- a CDS encoding S8 family peptidase produces the protein MASRPSSRRRAVAVPVGLALTASLALLPGVGTALAQEADAPAVTRTAEDGEKLSYVVNTSSTHPGTVNRVRKEIARAGGTVVVTHRKIGVIVAHSADPGFAERMRQVRGVESAGATRTAPLRTAGTTEVGAPQYVAEKARASATADTAAEGEPLEADLWGLRAIRADEAAKINPGSDRVTVAVIDTGVDDTHPDLAPNFSAGQSANCVGGVADTSEGAWRPYTDGDYHGTHVAGTIAAARNGVGVAGVAPGVKVASIKVSEPDTSLFYPEAVICAFVFAADKGVEITNNSYYVDPYLYNCKDDADQGAVVEALDRAARYAERKGTLHIASAGNSNHDLASDEILDASSPNDTTPVERTVDPSECLNLPTQLPGVVTVTATGVQDLKSYYSSYGHRVADVAAPGGDRYQIPDTPSGNGRILSTMPNDSYAFLQGTSMASPHVAGVAALLKSEHPWASPAMIQLMLKAQADNPGCPETYDPDGNGVEDSTCEGGRNVNGFYGHGIVDALDAVK, from the coding sequence ATGGCATCGAGACCCTCCAGCCGACGCCGCGCCGTGGCAGTGCCGGTCGGGTTGGCGCTGACCGCCTCCCTGGCCCTGCTGCCCGGAGTCGGTACGGCGCTGGCGCAGGAAGCCGACGCACCGGCGGTCACGCGCACGGCTGAAGACGGCGAGAAGCTGTCGTACGTGGTCAACACCTCCTCCACCCACCCCGGCACGGTCAACCGGGTGAGGAAGGAGATAGCCAGGGCCGGCGGCACGGTCGTCGTCACGCACCGGAAGATCGGCGTGATCGTCGCCCATTCGGCCGACCCGGGCTTCGCCGAGCGGATGCGCCAGGTGCGCGGCGTGGAGTCCGCCGGTGCCACCCGCACCGCGCCGCTGAGGACCGCGGGCACCACCGAGGTCGGAGCGCCGCAGTACGTGGCGGAGAAGGCCCGCGCGAGCGCGACCGCCGACACGGCCGCCGAGGGCGAGCCGCTGGAGGCCGACCTGTGGGGGCTGCGGGCCATCCGCGCCGACGAGGCCGCCAAGATCAACCCGGGCAGTGACCGGGTCACGGTGGCGGTCATCGACACCGGCGTCGACGACACCCACCCGGACCTGGCCCCGAACTTCTCCGCGGGTCAGTCGGCGAACTGCGTCGGCGGCGTGGCCGACACCAGTGAGGGCGCCTGGCGTCCGTACACCGACGGCGACTACCACGGCACGCACGTCGCGGGCACCATCGCCGCGGCGCGCAACGGCGTCGGTGTGGCGGGGGTCGCGCCGGGCGTGAAGGTCGCCTCCATCAAGGTGAGCGAGCCGGACACCAGCCTCTTCTACCCGGAGGCCGTGATCTGCGCGTTCGTCTTCGCGGCCGACAAGGGCGTGGAGATCACCAACAACAGCTACTACGTCGACCCGTACCTGTACAACTGCAAGGACGACGCCGACCAGGGCGCGGTCGTGGAGGCGCTCGACCGGGCCGCGCGCTACGCCGAGCGCAAGGGCACCCTGCACATCGCCTCGGCGGGCAACTCCAACCACGACCTCGCCTCCGACGAGATCCTGGACGCCTCCAGCCCGAACGACACCACTCCGGTCGAGCGGACCGTCGACCCGTCCGAGTGCCTGAACCTGCCGACCCAGTTGCCGGGCGTGGTCACGGTCACGGCGACGGGCGTGCAGGACCTGAAGTCGTACTACTCCAGCTACGGCCACCGGGTCGCCGACGTCGCCGCGCCGGGCGGCGACCGGTACCAGATCCCGGACACCCCGTCGGGCAACGGCCGGATCCTGTCGACCATGCCCAACGACTCGTACGCCTTCCTGCAGGGCACCTCGATGGCCAGTCCGCACGTCGCGGGCGTGGCCGCGCTGCTGAAGAGCGAACACCCCTGGGCGAGCCCGGCGATGATCCAACTGATGCTCAAGGCGCAGGCGGACAACCCCGGTTGCCCGGAGACCTACGACCCGGACGGCAACGGCGTCGAGGACTCCACCTGCGAGGGCGGGCGGAACGTCAACGGCTTCTACGGCCACGGCATCGTGGACGCCCTGGACGCCGTCAAGTGA
- a CDS encoding sterol desaturase family protein: MPSVPNLPDVVLWSIPAFLLLTALEAVGHHLHPEEPDSPVAGYEAKDSATSLAMGLGSLFFDALWKIPTVAIYSAVYALTPLRVPIEWWTLPLMLLAQDFFYYWSHRGHHVVRVLWACHVVHHSSRKFNLTTALRQPWTSLTVWPFYLPLIACGVHPAALAFCSSVNLVYQFWIHTERIGRLPRPVEFALNTPSHHRVHHASQGNYLDRNFGGILIVWDRLFKTFEPETEPCVYGLTKNIDTYNPLRVATHEYVAIARDLRAARDWRERAGRLFRGPGWQPSGGPAAPAVAASPAPGGRGRARTAEGAEPAGSDPSLSSAS, translated from the coding sequence ATGCCGAGCGTGCCGAACCTTCCCGATGTCGTGCTGTGGTCCATCCCGGCCTTCCTGCTGCTGACGGCCCTGGAGGCGGTCGGCCACCACCTCCACCCCGAGGAGCCCGACAGCCCCGTCGCCGGGTACGAGGCCAAGGACTCCGCCACCAGCCTCGCCATGGGGTTGGGCAGCCTCTTCTTCGACGCCCTGTGGAAGATCCCCACCGTGGCGATCTACTCGGCGGTCTACGCGCTGACTCCACTGCGCGTCCCGATCGAGTGGTGGACGCTGCCGCTGATGCTGCTCGCGCAGGACTTCTTCTACTACTGGTCCCACCGCGGCCACCACGTCGTCCGCGTCCTGTGGGCCTGCCACGTGGTGCACCACTCCAGCCGGAAGTTCAACCTCACCACCGCGCTGCGCCAGCCCTGGACGTCCCTGACCGTCTGGCCGTTCTACCTGCCGCTGATCGCCTGCGGGGTGCACCCCGCCGCGCTCGCCTTCTGTTCCTCGGTCAACCTGGTCTACCAGTTCTGGATCCACACCGAGCGCATCGGCCGCCTGCCCCGGCCCGTCGAGTTCGCCCTCAACACGCCCTCGCACCACCGTGTCCACCACGCCTCGCAGGGCAACTACCTGGACCGCAACTTCGGCGGGATCCTCATCGTCTGGGACCGCCTCTTCAAGACCTTCGAGCCCGAGACCGAGCCGTGCGTCTATGGCCTGACCAAGAACATCGACACCTACAACCCGCTGCGCGTGGCCACCCACGAGTACGTGGCCATCGCCCGGGACCTGCGGGCCGCCCGCGACTGGCGGGAGAGGGCCGGACGGCTCTTCCGCGGCCCCGGCTGGCAGCCCTCGGGCGGCCCGGCCGCCCCGGCCGTCGCCGCATCCCCGGCCCCGGGCGGGAGGGGGCGGGCACGGACGGCGGAAGGGGCCGAACCCGCCGGGTCCGACCCCTCCCTGTCGTCCGCGTCCTGA